Sequence from the Helianthus annuus cultivar XRQ/B chromosome 13, HanXRQr2.0-SUNRISE, whole genome shotgun sequence genome:
gaatataattgtaatatggggataaaatcataattttgaaccgagtgcaaaatcgtaattttgagcgagggacaaaaacataattttattttgaagtgggggcaaaaacgtaattatattttaaattaagtacgaaaccgtaattttaaaacgaatataaaataataaaatggttGGTCGAACAGGGAAGAGCTGCGTGGCACTATTCCCTCAAACTTCCTTTTGTATATGTAggtaactaggttataaccccgtatattacacggggttgaataaataaattttatatactaaataataaaacaatatatctttaaaaacctcatttattataccggttgaataaatataattttatatattaaataataaaaagttatatctataagaaccgtttgatgaaattttttttttttttttgaaatttcacaaGTAAAGGTCCTGAaatgtaatttctttttaaactCTAACTTTATAAAAGTAAAAATTTACATGTAAAACAAATTGTATTGAATTATACATAGGCCTATTATGGTATCTTTAACTTCCGTTTTGACGAATTATACTTATATGCTCTGGAGTATTATAGTCATAggggagggttcaaatgagaagaaattttttgtaagaataaaaaagaagaagtttcaaccaataagaatgcttcattttacttcatttaatatttgcatttaattttaatataagggtatatttgtaaacttacatagatcattaatttgtagtcttcttctttaatagctaattacattaaatttgtaacttatttttaaaaatatatattttttcaaaaaataaaaaaaaattaatttagagTGTATGACAAATTACttggtgtgtaggataaattacgagttgtgtaagataaatttaaatgtgtatgataaatttcgaaatgtgtaggataactttttatgtgtgtaggaaaaaaaaattagtgtagagAATGATAATCTTTATGAGTAATTAATTATTTAAAGATAGTAATAAATGAGATGAATGAAAAACTACTTAACaatttacaattgtaccctttgttcttttccttctcaattaaattttcttctcaaatgaacatcCCCTATAGTCATATgcctatttttaacatatttatCCTTTTTGCTTATTGATAAGAAATATATGAATATCACATTCTAAGTGTTCTTAGTTTCATGTTTACTTCCTCTGTTTCCTCTTATCCCTCTCCATTATATTTTGTAAACAGAATATCATCATGTGctaattttacaaatttatgaAACCGAATATGATCATGTCCTAGGTAGTCTTAGTATTATTGGAATTTCCATTTGATTCATGGTTTCTGTTAGTTACTTCGAATTTCCTTGTTTATTTTCTGTCTGAGGTATGCGTGTATCCCAAAAACGTGAAAGGTTGAAACCGGTAACCACTTCATTTAGCTGCAGTGTGATGACAGTCTAAACccatttagctttttttttttgtttatgatcTACCCAACTGTAATATGAGTTCAGCTAATATGTTCAGTTTAATTTATTTCATTACGTACAGGTCGATACATAAAAGGTTTTGTTGAAGGGCATATAGTGATGGGTACTGGTCGATACATCTTAGTTTTATATCTATTTATGAGCATTACACTGTGGATGTGAGTAACGGTGTGAGTGGTAGTTGATGGTTTGTTTTGAAGGTTGTAGACAGAGAAAGCAGAGGGTAATGGTTTTaggtttaaaaagaaattacattTCAGGCTCTGTACTtgtgaaatttaaaaaaaaaaacctcttcaAACGATTGTTTTTAACCCAGTTaggcatttggatgaaaatggcaaaaagttacaaacgtggggggctatttggtaaaaaaaaatcattttggacgaaaatggcaaacatgcccaaacctgagggacgattttggcaattaactctaataattatctataagatattaaactaataatatttagtagaagaattatctataatataagatattaaactaaataatatttagtagaagggttatatataattaattagaagagattaaactaataTTACAATTATCTTTAAGAGATGGTCTAATATGATAACAAGGGTCccaaaaattgtttttttattatatagtatagatagattatcattcaaaataaaaattataattcATAAATTTAATAACaaacattataaaataaaatgGTTTTTTGGTTGTTCGGCTCGGTTGGTTTTTTTCGGTTTTCAGCCAATATAAAACTGAAATTAAACtgtaaatataaaataaaatggtTTTTGGTTGTTCTGCTCGGTTTTTTCAGTTTTCAACAAATATAAAACTGAAAGTAAACCGTAAAATtcggttttcataaaacaaaAAATCAAACCATTGGTTTTCGTTTGATTGTTATTTGGCTTGGATTTTTCGGTTATTTTGATTAAGgatcagttttttttttcttttcatgcACACTCCTAACTTAGTTAGAGCTTCATTTCTTTAAGCTCGAGTTCTGCGCATGAGtagtttttcaagctcgagcttaACTCGTCTAGTCAACCGCAATATGCCAAACTCGAGCTCAGGTTCGTTTATTAAATGTACTTCAGTATATGGTCGAGCACGAGTTCAAGTTTGTTTAAGCTTGATTCAGTTCGAGCTTCTAGCGAGCTGATCTTAAGTAGCTTGCCTTATTTTCACCCGTGTGTTTATAGAGAAAGACAAACTATGATGGAGCACACTTGTTATAGACCATACTTGTTTTTCCTTTTTTGTTAATATTAGAGTTTTGTAAGCAAAGGTTTGTCTATAAATCAGTGGCGGAGCCACACTTTGAACAACGGTGTCGTCCGACACCATTGAATTTTGTGTAGCAAATACAACGTATAATAGGGAAAATTCGAGCGACACCATTGTTTTTTTACGAGCGACACCATTGTGTTTTTACAAACGACaccattgttttgttttcttctaaaacaattatataataaacaaatttatatttcaaaaattaagcccagttacttgaatttaattagtgtactttaaatcattaaaggtccatgtttaatttttatttcttCTAATCCAGTAAGCATTATAGCCTCATGTCTAATTAGTTTTGTATCAATTGTTTAACCTAACAGGATGTTTGATGATCACTTGAATGATGCATGCACTTGTTTGTTATAATGAAAAAGAGGTTTTTTTTTCAAGTTGACATTGAAAACATTATGAATCgttttcaaaacatgaaaatgaGTACAGAGCAACTATTAAATGcattttattatatatttcaaatgactttgtaattttattatgtgttttaatTCAATGACATTTTACTTTTACTGTGATATTTGCTTTTATCATTTAATTTGACCCGACTAGATCCGAACCGATCCAAAAAGGTTTGACTCCGGGTTACTATAAACCAGGGTATTCATAAAAAATGACACTATAAGAAAAAAATTCTGGCTCCGCCACTGGTCATGATTTTATAACTAGAAATAGCCAAATCGAATCGTCACAAATAATATACTTCATGCCAGAAAAGTTTTATTATAAATTAGATATCCTCTAAAAAAATAAACGTTTGCAAAAAATAATAGctttaaaattattaaaaattgGATCGGTTATATGTACATATATGGCCCATAACCTAACCAAACTACCAAAGTACGAACTCACGCATATTAGCAACAAGTAGAATAGGATGGATTACATCACATGCAATTGTTTACCATGAATTTCATTCAAGTAAATATGAGGTAAGCCTTATTTATGTTAAATTCACTCAAgagtaatcttttttttttttttttaacttcttATTATAATACACAGTATGCATAATTTTTTTATCTTCTAAATAAGGAGAGCCCCCTACAATAAGTGATTAAGTCTCTTTTGGATTAATTAAAAAACTCGTTAATTAGGGGTAGGGGTGCTCCACTTCCCATCACTCACCACATCCAATCATGTTCCGCCACGTTATCGAACTTGgctccatcactagtgatggattttggTGGGGGtgcccatcactcaccacacccaaCAGTTTCCTTCACATTCTGCAACTTTTCACGCCTCATAGCTATCACGAGTGATGAGTTTAACGAGTGATGGAATTAGGTGGTGGCGGTGTTCCACACTACTCCACGAGTGACTGAAGCTCCATAACGTGACGGCCCGACCCCCCTTAGAAAGACCTGTTAGTACAGTGATTACCTAAAGTGAAACTATTGTAAATAATAGGGTTGGTTATGAAACTTGTTTGTAAAAATAGGGAACCGACATGTTTGCTGATGGTTATACTCTAGTgactatatataataaataaacagGGTTGGTGGCATCACATTTGCAATCAACTGTTTTTTTAAGGGAATATttcacagaatagtaaccaagttttaaaagtgttctaattaggtcactggtgttgtttttgtcccaattagataacttaacattcaaatcgagccaTGTCTTTTTTTCCATGTGTTAAGAAAAAAATGGAGTATAAGATGCTCGGGTCGAATTGGATGGATCGATATATGGTTTGCTTTCTAGCTACGTGGTATAGTATTCATCTGAATCAGACAAAGGGCCCATTAAACATTAGTTATCAATGCAGTGATATTGAAGAAGGGCGTGATTTGCAAAAATTATGTATAATTTCTTCGCCAATAAGTTTCCTTTGGACTAATGGACTAAACAACATTTTGTGTGGAGTTGTATTGTACATGTTTGAAATATGAATTAGTAAGTCATGGTGGATTTCTTGTAAGCTAACTACTACTTACCTGTGAGTAGAAAAGCCGGGATACCATATTACCATAACCGAAACAACCGAACAAACTAAGAAACCAATGGTCTGGTCATGATTAGTGGCGGAGCCACACTTTGAACAACGGTGTCGTCCGACACCATTGAATTTTGTGTAGCAAATACAACGTATAATAGAGAAAATTCGAGCGACACCATTGTTTTTTTACGAGCGACACCATTGTGTTTTTACAAACGACaccattgttttgttttcttctaaaacaattatataataaacaaatttatatttcaaaaattaagcccagttacttgaatttaattagtgtactttaaatcattaaaggtccatgtttaatttttatttcttCTAATCCAGTAAGCATTATAGCCTCATGTCTAATTAGTTTTGTACCAATTGTTTAACCTAACAGGATGTTTGATGATCACTTGAATGATGCATGCACTTGTTTGTTATAATGAAAAAGAGGTTTTTTTTTCAAGTTGACATTGAAAACATTATGAATCgttttcaaaacatgaaaatgaGTACAGAGCAACTATTAAATGcattttattatatatttcaaatgactttgtaattttattatgtgttttaatTCAATGACATTTTACTTTTACTGTGATATTTGCTTTTATCATTTAATTTGACCCGACTAGATCCGAACCGATCCAAAAAGGTTTGACTCCGGGTTACTATAAACCAGGGTATTCATAAAAAATGACACCATAAGAAAAAAATTCTGGCTCCGCCACTGCTATAAATAATAGCGATATTTAAAGATTGACATGATAACCTATAGTCTATTTTGATATATTTACATTTAGTTAAGTTGTTAACACAATCTTTTGTAATGATAGTGCATCACCAAATTGAAATACTTGTGTATCCGTATTAAATGACCTAAAATATTTATAGAACTGAAGAAAAACACGAATATAGAAATCAAACTATTATTAAACACAATGGATGTTTTATTAACCGATGGATCTTAGTGACATCCAACACATGAATTGTGAAAACAATGTTACACCAAAAACTCGTTTTAGAACGATTATGGTATGTCGCATCATATTTGCTCTAATATCCTCAACTGTTTAACTGATCTGAAAAGCTCGGATTTTTTATGCGTAGAAACTACCACATGTGGATTAAAACTCAATCATGGCTTGAAAGGAGCGAATGCAACCACCGAATTATGCCCACCAAACCCGAACGAGTTAGAAATAGCTGCAATTGGACaagaaacaaacaaaaataaGTCATAACCATAATTTCATGAATTAGTAGTTTTGGGCTTTTTTTAAACTTACAAATAAATCTTTTTAGTTCAAATGTAAATAAATCATGTCGAAATTGACGCAAAGGTATTTTTAACGCATAAAACCTTCTTAAATCATATTCAACAattaatataatatatgaaaaaaGAGATTAAAGTGTTTTAGGTCAACCCAACGGAACCAACCCACAAAAAATGGCCCCTCTAGTACTAAAATGTTACTTTCATTACATATGACACATACCAACATTGACTTCATGCTGTTTCTTCACATTTGGGACAGTATCGATGTCAACCGCAGGCTCCAAGTTCTACACACACAACGAAACTATCAAAACCCGATTGCATAGAAAACAATTAATAATGTCGTTAAACGGGTCAAGGTCTTCGCAAGTACATCTTGGTTAATCGTGGGGTGCAGCCAGCCCGTGTTGATTGCTTTTATGCACGCAATGGCTTCCAATCCACCAGCAGCTCCAAGACCATGACCGATCATCGACTGAAACAAAAACATTTTCATTATAAGAAACAAATCTCCAACAAAACGTCATTATCGAAGTAGAGTTTAGTGTTCTTGCCTTGGTTCCATTCATCTTTATCCCGGATGTATCTTTAAACACTTTCTTGATGGCATTAACTTCTGCTAAATCCCCAGCTAGGGTCGATGTTGCGTGGCAGTTCACGTAGTTCACCTACAAGTGTGTGTGAGGATCGAACGGTTTCATGTTATGTGTGACGAGTTATGGATTAAGTTTCATGATTTTATGGTTTTACCTCTTCGGGTGAAATACCCGAGTCTTCTAAACACTTGGTTATGCAAGTTGAAACACCGAGCCCGTCTTTGCGGGGATCGGTCATATGATGTGCATCACAAGTTATGCCTCCACCTAAATACTCCGCAATTATGTTAGCCCCGCGTTTCGTTGCATGCTCCAAGCTTTCCATAATCTGAAAAAGTTTGATGTGttatcatctgtttgactttcaaaagtcaaatccagttCCAAGCCCGCGTCCATGAAGTAAGGACTCGTGTTGAATCTAGGCTTGGAACCGGAAAATCTAGGCCTTAACAAACTCTTGTAGCTACATGAGATCTTGGGCCCAAGTTAAGCTCATATGAGCCCAAATCCACATGACGGGCCAAGATCTTGGGCTTGGACGGGTTGGGCCTGTACAACCAGAGGCCCATCTAGTTTCTTGCAATCACCCAAGATTTCCTCCAATACTTTTGAACGAAGTAACTTAAGTTTTGTAAACAGTTCATATAATTCGGGCCACTTCTaaaccatttgacccgtttttttatctaatttttcttgtataacttgtTTGACTTATAATCAATAAAATATAACTTAAATAgtccatagttgttaaaagccatcgcctcttgcgcctaggcccatttttcaggcaaggcaattgcactttaattctccaggtgatggttTTGGCGCAGATTCTGGCGAGATTCCCAGATTCCGAAGAGTTTCTGGCCAGATTCTCTAAATTCCGATTCCAGACAGATTTCTACTTTTCTATGCTAATTCATTAATATTTTGGAACTTTTGGTACTAATTAGAAgatattaaatgttatataatagtttttgtttattttatttgaaaaacaatattatttTTCTACAACatattatatttttaactttttttcatTATGTGTTTTTTTCCTCAGACCCTCGCTTTTTTTTGCGCCTTACGCCTAGGCCTAGTTCGAGACCTACGCGCCTTGAGTGTGCCTAGCGCCTTTGATAACTATGAAATAATCACATATTCACATATATAGGTTGATGGAAGAGGGTTGTAATCTTACCAAAACACCCGAACCTTCACCGATAACAAAACCATCACGATCTTGGTCCCAAGGTCGCGAAGCTCTATGCGGCTCATCATTTCGCTGCGAGAGCGCTCTACAAGCAATGAACCCACCAACCCCGGTTGCATTAACCGCAGCTTCGGTCCCACCAGCTACCATAATATCAGCATCTCCTCTTCTAATGTGATTTGCAGCTTGAAAGAAGCAATAGTTTGCAGTTGCACACGCGGTTGAGATCGAGTAGTTCGGGCCCATTAAGCCCGTATCTATAGCCAACAATGCTGACCCCATGTTCGTGATGGAGTAAGGAATGAAAAATGGAGTGATCTTCTTGTATCCCTTTTGAATAAGTGCTTCAACTCCAGTGCTAAAAGCTGTTAGGCCTCCCATACCTGATCCCACTAGAACTCCGATTTTGGTTCTATCCATCTATTGTTATATAAACAACAGTTAAAACATTAGATTTATGAAAAGTAACAGTTTCAATGCATTTagttaggggtgtaaacgagccaaaGCCGCTCGTGTGCTACTCAAGATTGACTCGATAAAAGCTCGAATCGAACCGAAGTTAAatgagcccgagctcgagcctaaaaCTAAGCTTGTTAATTATatgagcccgagcttcacttatcgagcttgCCTAAGCTCGTGAGcctattatttttataatttatacttaatattataaatatatatatattaaaacatgataaaaataactaaataatatatatcgTGTTAGGATCAGGTTCATGCGACAACTCCTCTGAGTTGCGAGAAGTTGAGAACTCCAATGGAAATCCTACTTCCCGTGCGAGTTTTTCAACCAAATTTGTACAAACGTAGATGAACATCTAACTAAGACatctatcaaaaaaaaaaatagccTAGCGTTCATTTACGACAGGTTTTTGATCGCTTACATTGctgtaatttttttataaaagaatatgACGTCACCCTTTTTGGCGGGTGACACTTATGTAAATTTGTTTTACACTGATGTAAATTTACGTATAGGTTTTTTTgaaaaagttatataattttagaaaatttaggcgaagtttttttaataaaaaactttttttcaaaaagttCTTGCGGTTCTCGCAACTCGGGGAGTTCTCATTTTAACCTTTCCCTATcatgttatatataaaaataattgttaaaaatatatatgtaatcATTATAAATCTATTTGAATTTATTATATAATCCACGAGCCAAGCTAAACGGAGCTCGGGCTTGAAAAACCACTCACAAACCATGTTTGAGTGTTGGGAAAATAGAGCTTAAAACGAGCCAAGCTCAAGCTCGAGCTTTCGTAAAATAAATGAGCAGAGCTCGGCCTCGGCTCTACCCTTTTACATCCTTACCATTTACTTGTAAAAGGATTGACTCGAGTTAGGTTTCATCTCAATTGGATTACTGAAACATATCGATTTTGTTATTGGACTATAAGTGTTTTCGGGCCACCCTGACCCGGCCCATTTCACCTGGCACTAAAGAATAAGATTACATGTTTTAACCGGttcccattttgacccattatcCAACCGCACTTTGGTAAAATTACTCACGGTTTCAAGAACATCTTGGCTAAGACTAGCATCCTCGAGAGCTTTTTTTCCGGCAACCAAACAATACCTCCAACAGTCATCAAGACGACGGTCATTTTTACCATCAATGTATCCTACCGAAGAAAAATCACGAATCTGACCTGCGAAACGAACGCTAAAAGTGGAAGCATCGAATCTGTCTATCAGAGTGATCCCACTCTGACCCTCAAGAAGTTTGTCATAGAATGTGTTCACATCATTGCCAAAACAAGAGACAAGCCCCATTCCTGTAATCACAACCCTTTTCTTTGGGTCAGTTTCTCGTTTGGGAGCCGAAACAGTTGGTGCAGCCATGGCCTTGATCACTCTAGATTTTGAGCCTGAAAATAGGCATAATTTGCTATCATTATATTTATATGGACAAAGATCATATACGCGTTAGACCAAGCATGGCATGGATGAACGTAGTGTATATCGAGCAGGTGAACCGACCATTTCTCGACTGGCCCTGAGACTTTTGAGTGCAGACCATGAGGGCCGAGACGATTTAAAACTGTAAATAAGcagcatatttgtgtttatggtTGTTGTACCCTTGGAGTTTTTTTTTAATGGATTTTTTTCTTTCTAActttaaagtttcaatctttggtaatttaacccctttgattaatttgatttttcacttctaattcaaaagtttccatcttttgc
This genomic interval carries:
- the LOC110899519 gene encoding 3-oxoacyl-[acyl-carrier-protein] synthase I, chloroplastic — its product is MASIATTCSSGLTLRRKELTNNGGSMLQFNGLRAMEANQVVAPSGFNPSWSGSTSGSKSRVIKAMAAPTVSAPKRETDPKKRVVITGMGLVSCFGNDVNTFYDKLLEGQSGITLIDRFDASTFSVRFAGQIRDFSSVGYIDGKNDRRLDDCWRYCLVAGKKALEDASLSQDVLETMDRTKIGVLVGSGMGGLTAFSTGVEALIQKGYKKITPFFIPYSITNMGSALLAIDTGLMGPNYSISTACATANYCFFQAANHIRRGDADIMVAGGTEAAVNATGVGGFIACRALSQRNDEPHRASRPWDQDRDGFVIGEGSGVLIMESLEHATKRGANIIAEYLGGGITCDAHHMTDPRKDGLGVSTCITKCLEDSGISPEEVNYVNCHATSTLAGDLAEVNAIKKVFKDTSGIKMNGTKSMIGHGLGAAGGLEAIACIKAINTGWLHPTINQDNLEPAVDIDTVPNVKKQHEVNVAISNSFGFGGHNSVVAFAPFKP